The following coding sequences lie in one Catalinimonas alkaloidigena genomic window:
- a CDS encoding universal stress protein translates to MKNILVPTDFSELAYDALSVAGYLAGPSQAHVYLLNVIEPVGAAVGSGIGGAHDDGMHQVYMIKLIEQTQRDLVELAEDPRFANIYLTPKVLMGRVFERIDRMVEDHQMDLVVMGTAGLSGFDELMLGSTTEKVVRRVNCPVLAVHDLGDADFKLESVVLATDGHEDATRLVAVVKQLQAQFHFHIHLLTVITPLHFLSTKVGEEHLKAFVEQHQLENTTLHLYSDVSEEKGILSFAREVEADLIALVTHHRRGLMHFFRGSLGEDIVNHAIRPVLTVRI, encoded by the coding sequence ATGAAAAACATCCTTGTACCCACCGATTTTTCCGAACTGGCTTACGATGCCCTTTCCGTGGCCGGTTATCTGGCGGGCCCCAGCCAAGCCCACGTGTATTTGTTGAATGTGATCGAGCCGGTAGGGGCCGCTGTCGGCTCGGGCATCGGCGGTGCGCACGACGACGGCATGCACCAGGTCTACATGATCAAACTGATTGAGCAGACCCAGCGCGACCTGGTCGAGCTGGCCGAAGATCCGCGTTTTGCGAACATCTACCTGACGCCCAAGGTGCTGATGGGGCGGGTGTTTGAGCGCATCGACCGGATGGTGGAAGACCATCAGATGGACCTGGTGGTGATGGGCACGGCGGGGCTGTCGGGCTTCGACGAACTCATGCTGGGATCGACGACCGAAAAAGTGGTGCGTCGTGTCAACTGCCCTGTTCTGGCGGTACACGACCTCGGCGACGCGGATTTTAAGCTGGAATCGGTTGTGCTGGCAACCGACGGTCACGAAGATGCTACCCGGCTGGTGGCGGTGGTAAAACAACTCCAGGCGCAGTTCCATTTTCACATCCATCTGCTGACGGTCATCACGCCGCTCCACTTCCTTTCCACCAAAGTGGGCGAAGAGCACCTCAAGGCGTTTGTGGAGCAGCACCAACTGGAAAACACTACCTTGCACCTGTACAGCGACGTGAGCGAAGAGAAAGGCATCCTGAGCTTCGCCCGCGAAGTGGAGGCCGATCTGATTGCCCTGGTGACGCATCACCGTCGGGGGCTGATGCACTTTTTCCGCGGCAGCCTCGGCGAAGATATTGTGAACCATGCCATTCGGCCGGTGCTGACCGTGCGTATTTAA
- a CDS encoding BamA/TamA family outer membrane protein produces MRIRIIPFFFLLCVSLSGVQAQKTNFVKRYWNRLVNDTSDISKPQFLVYPTLAYAPETSWEFGLSSLYVYYAKRDTTNRLSEINGFTFYTLENQYGLWFDHALYSDQNRWFFLGRWRLQSFPLLYYGIGSDSPEEHVAQINGNQIQLKERVLHNLTGPLYAGIELDYQRLSSVEFVPRETDAVDVPPGGRGSANLAFGMGLIYDNRHNVLNVRDGLFSELAFLRYDDAWGSDFSFTSIVSDTRLYRPMNERDVLAAQVLGQFNTGRTPFNQLALMGGESIMRGYYLGRFRDNNQVAAQVEYRFLPLPLGFTNRLGAAAFAGTGAVFNRLSTLSHNDFVWSAGGGLRFLLFPKKDIFTRLDVAFTQEGPGFYIFIGEAF; encoded by the coding sequence ATGAGAATCCGCATTATCCCCTTTTTCTTCCTGCTTTGTGTGAGTCTGTCGGGCGTGCAGGCCCAAAAGACGAACTTCGTTAAACGCTACTGGAACCGGCTGGTAAACGACACCAGCGATATTTCCAAACCACAGTTTCTGGTTTATCCCACGCTGGCCTATGCGCCCGAAACGAGCTGGGAATTCGGCCTGAGCAGCCTTTACGTCTACTACGCGAAGCGCGACACCACCAACCGCCTCAGCGAAATCAACGGCTTTACGTTCTACACCCTGGAAAATCAGTACGGCCTCTGGTTCGACCACGCACTGTATTCCGATCAGAACCGCTGGTTTTTTCTGGGACGCTGGCGGCTGCAAAGCTTCCCGCTGCTGTACTACGGCATCGGGTCCGATTCGCCCGAAGAGCACGTGGCCCAGATCAACGGCAACCAGATTCAACTGAAAGAGCGGGTATTGCACAACCTCACCGGGCCGCTGTATGCGGGCATCGAACTGGATTACCAGCGCTTGAGTTCCGTCGAATTCGTGCCCCGCGAAACCGACGCGGTTGACGTGCCCCCGGGCGGGCGGGGGTCGGCCAACCTGGCGTTCGGCATGGGGCTGATCTACGACAACCGGCACAACGTGCTGAACGTGCGCGACGGGCTTTTCTCCGAGCTGGCGTTTTTGCGGTACGACGACGCCTGGGGAAGCGATTTTTCCTTTACTTCCATCGTATCCGACACCCGCCTGTACCGCCCCATGAACGAGCGCGACGTGCTGGCCGCGCAGGTATTGGGGCAGTTCAATACGGGCCGGACGCCCTTCAACCAGTTGGCCCTGATGGGGGGCGAGAGCATCATGCGTGGGTACTACCTGGGGCGTTTCCGTGACAACAACCAGGTGGCTGCACAGGTCGAATACCGCTTTTTGCCGCTGCCGCTCGGCTTCACCAACCGGTTGGGAGCCGCGGCCTTCGCCGGTACGGGCGCGGTGTTCAACCGCCTGTCGACTCTCTCACACAACGATTTCGTCTGGTCGGCCGGGGGCGGGCTCCGTTTCCTCCTCTTTCCGAAAAAAGACATTTTCACCCGCCTCGACGTCGCCTTCACGCAGGAAGGCCCCGGGTTCTACATCTTCATCGGCGAAGCCTTCTGA
- a CDS encoding enoyl-CoA hydratase/isomerase family protein has translation MKQSTEQGYIKTDWDEGITTIEFFHPQSNSLPGALLQSLAQTIREEGQRAQTHLIVLRSGGDRAFCAGASFDELLTIENREQGVRFFSGFANVINACRTCPKLIVGRAQGKAVGGGVGLLAATDYCFATQYAEIKLSELTIGIGPFVVGPAIERKIGVSAFSQLSLHATTFFEAAWAKEKGLFAEVYDEIEEMDDALEVYTRQLAASNPAALQGLKAVFWKGTDHWDTLLRDRAELSGELVLSDFTRAAIRRFKQK, from the coding sequence ATGAAACAATCTACAGAACAAGGATACATCAAAACCGACTGGGACGAGGGCATCACCACCATCGAGTTCTTCCATCCCCAGAGCAACTCGCTGCCCGGCGCGCTGTTGCAGTCGCTGGCGCAGACGATCCGCGAGGAGGGGCAGCGCGCCCAGACGCACCTGATTGTGTTGCGCTCGGGGGGCGACCGTGCCTTTTGTGCCGGAGCCAGCTTCGACGAACTGCTGACCATCGAGAACCGCGAACAGGGCGTGCGCTTCTTTTCGGGGTTTGCGAACGTAATCAACGCCTGCCGCACCTGTCCCAAGCTCATCGTCGGGCGGGCGCAGGGAAAAGCCGTCGGCGGGGGCGTGGGGCTGCTGGCCGCCACCGACTACTGTTTCGCAACGCAATACGCCGAAATCAAACTGAGCGAACTCACCATCGGCATCGGGCCGTTTGTAGTGGGGCCGGCCATCGAACGCAAAATCGGCGTTTCGGCCTTCAGCCAGCTTTCGCTGCACGCAACCACATTTTTTGAGGCGGCGTGGGCCAAAGAGAAAGGATTGTTCGCGGAAGTGTACGACGAGATTGAGGAGATGGACGACGCACTCGAAGTCTACACCCGCCAACTGGCCGCCTCGAATCCGGCCGCCCTTCAAGGCCTCAAAGCGGTATTCTGGAAAGGAACCGACCATTGGGACACGCTGTTGCGCGACCGCGCCGAACTGAGCGGCGAGCTGGTGCTATCCGACTTCACGCGGGCGGCCATCCGGCGGTTTAAACAGAAGTAG
- a CDS encoding GNAT family N-acetyltransferase, giving the protein MITIQEATNPEAYRIAATLFQEYAAQLGVDLGFQHFTEELATLERQYARPHGVLFVAYEDARPLGCVGIRRLDDSVCELKRMYLRQETRGRGLGKRLLAHALEAGRSLGYSTMRLDTLPTMQTALALYTRAGFYEIAPYRVNPIVGTRYLEIKL; this is encoded by the coding sequence ATGATCACGATACAAGAGGCCACTAACCCCGAAGCGTACCGGATCGCGGCAACGTTGTTTCAGGAATACGCTGCGCAGCTCGGTGTGGATCTGGGCTTTCAGCACTTTACAGAAGAGTTGGCAACGCTGGAACGTCAATACGCGCGCCCGCACGGAGTGCTTTTTGTAGCGTACGAGGACGCCAGGCCCCTGGGGTGCGTGGGCATCCGAAGGCTGGACGATTCGGTTTGCGAACTCAAACGGATGTATTTGCGTCAAGAAACCCGGGGGCGCGGCCTCGGCAAGCGACTTCTTGCGCACGCCCTGGAAGCGGGAAGATCCCTGGGATACAGCACCATGCGCCTGGATACGTTGCCGACCATGCAAACCGCCCTGGCCCTCTACACCCGAGCTGGTTTCTACGAAATAGCACCTTATCGCGTTAACCCCATCGTAGGAACCCGTTACCTGGAAATCAAACTGTAA
- a CDS encoding amidohydrolase family protein — protein MLKRYFFLLSLLVCSGLMAQVTRPRNGVWDERTGSYAFTNATLFTDYQTRIDGATLVIRDGKVVAAGANVAVPPGAAVIDLAGRFVYPGLIDVYTDYGMPQLEGNAGGGRRRRSGGPQMESEKEGVYSWNQAVHPEDEAVELFKTNTKQADELRKLGFGAVLTFPHDGIARGSALLVNLAEPSTGNPTETILKARAAAAYSFNKGSSTQDYPSSLMGSIALLRQTYYDAQWYANATDKEPNLSLDAWLRQQALPQVFETDNKLDLLRADNVGDEFGVQYIIKTAGDEYQRLDAIKATGASLIVPLEFPKPYDVEDPFDASLVTNEQMKHWEMAPANAAWLAREGLTFALTTADLKEKKAFTGNLKKAMQYGLSFRDALRALTETPARLLGVEDQLGSLRPGWQANFLIASDSLFKDETVLYENWIGGARYVLTPMQADLRGTYQLQVGNGPSLKLEITGQPDKAKAQVYLDTTKTATTLQAEGELVTMSFVPVRKGKKRVSLSGWREEQNLMGEGTDTSGTPVKWRATYTGPAPADTTRPANRKAPEVPEMGELVYPFMAYGWDTLPTAETVLIRNATVWTNEADGVLETTDVLVRNGKIAAVGQGLSATGATVVDGTGKHLTSGIIDEHSHIAISRGVNEGTHAVTAEVRVGDVVNSEDINIYRQLAGGVTAAQLLHGSANPIGGQSELVKLRWGRLPEELKIEGADEYIKFALGENVKQSNWGDANRVRFPQTRMGVEQVYVDAFQRAKEYDRAWKNYNGLSRRQRANAKAPHRDLQLEALAEILNDARFITCHSYIQSEINMLLHVADTMGFKVNTFTHILEGYKVADKMKAHGAGAGTFSDWWAYKYEVIGAIPYNAAIMDKVGVVTAINSDDAEMARRLNQEAAKTIKYGGLSEEEAWKTVTLNPAKLLHLDDRMGSIKVGKDADLVLWSDHPLSIYAKPEQTYVDGILYFDLARDRQMREEMQQERQRIIQKMLQAKGSGEKGQQPRPSRNGTWDCEVILDIWAIDGE, from the coding sequence ATGCTGAAACGTTACTTTTTCTTGCTCAGCCTGTTGGTCTGTTCCGGCCTCATGGCCCAGGTCACCCGTCCCCGCAACGGCGTCTGGGACGAACGCACCGGCTCCTACGCCTTTACCAATGCTACCTTGTTTACCGACTACCAGACGCGCATCGACGGTGCCACGTTGGTGATTCGCGACGGGAAAGTGGTGGCGGCCGGAGCTAACGTAGCCGTACCCCCGGGCGCGGCGGTGATCGACCTCGCCGGGCGCTTCGTGTACCCGGGCCTGATCGACGTGTACACCGACTACGGCATGCCGCAACTGGAGGGCAACGCGGGTGGCGGCCGCCGACGCCGGAGCGGAGGACCGCAGATGGAATCTGAAAAAGAGGGCGTTTACTCGTGGAACCAGGCGGTGCATCCGGAAGACGAAGCCGTCGAGCTGTTCAAGACCAACACCAAACAAGCCGACGAACTCCGGAAACTGGGCTTTGGGGCCGTGCTCACGTTTCCGCACGACGGCATCGCCCGCGGCTCGGCGCTGCTGGTGAATCTGGCGGAGCCTTCGACCGGCAACCCGACCGAAACCATCCTGAAAGCGCGCGCCGCGGCCGCGTATTCCTTCAACAAAGGCTCTTCGACGCAAGACTACCCGAGTTCGCTCATGGGCTCGATTGCGCTGTTGCGCCAGACGTATTACGACGCCCAGTGGTACGCCAACGCCACCGACAAAGAGCCGAACCTTTCGCTCGATGCCTGGCTCCGGCAGCAGGCGTTGCCGCAGGTGTTTGAAACCGACAACAAACTGGACCTGCTGCGTGCCGACAACGTAGGCGACGAATTTGGTGTGCAGTACATCATCAAAACCGCGGGAGACGAGTACCAGCGCCTCGACGCCATCAAAGCAACGGGCGCTTCGCTAATCGTGCCGCTCGAGTTTCCGAAGCCTTACGACGTGGAAGATCCGTTCGACGCCAGCCTGGTGACCAACGAGCAGATGAAGCACTGGGAAATGGCCCCGGCCAATGCGGCGTGGCTGGCCCGCGAGGGGCTGACCTTTGCGCTGACCACGGCCGACCTGAAAGAAAAGAAAGCGTTTACGGGCAACCTGAAAAAGGCCATGCAGTACGGCCTCTCGTTCCGCGATGCGCTGCGGGCCCTGACCGAAACGCCCGCGCGTCTACTCGGCGTAGAAGACCAGCTCGGCAGCCTGCGTCCCGGGTGGCAGGCCAACTTCCTGATTGCGTCCGACAGCCTGTTCAAAGACGAAACGGTGTTGTACGAAAACTGGATCGGCGGTGCGCGCTACGTCCTGACCCCGATGCAGGCCGATCTGCGCGGCACGTACCAGTTGCAGGTGGGCAACGGCCCTTCGCTGAAGCTGGAAATTACCGGACAACCCGATAAAGCCAAGGCGCAGGTGTACCTCGACACGACCAAAACCGCCACCACCCTGCAAGCCGAGGGCGAACTGGTGACGATGAGCTTTGTGCCCGTCCGCAAGGGCAAAAAGCGTGTGAGCCTCTCGGGCTGGCGCGAAGAGCAGAACCTGATGGGCGAAGGCACCGATACCTCGGGCACCCCGGTGAAATGGCGCGCCACCTACACCGGACCTGCGCCGGCCGATACGACGCGACCCGCCAACCGCAAAGCGCCGGAGGTGCCCGAAATGGGCGAGCTGGTTTATCCCTTCATGGCGTACGGGTGGGATACGTTGCCCACGGCCGAAACCGTGCTGATCCGCAACGCGACGGTCTGGACCAACGAAGCCGACGGCGTCCTGGAAACGACCGACGTGCTGGTACGCAACGGAAAAATTGCGGCGGTCGGCCAAGGACTGTCGGCAACGGGCGCAACGGTGGTCGACGGGACAGGCAAGCACCTCACCAGCGGCATCATCGACGAACACTCGCACATCGCCATCAGCCGGGGCGTTAACGAAGGCACCCACGCCGTCACCGCCGAAGTGCGCGTCGGCGACGTGGTCAACTCCGAAGACATCAACATCTACCGCCAACTGGCAGGTGGCGTCACGGCCGCACAACTTTTGCACGGCTCGGCCAACCCCATCGGCGGTCAGTCCGAACTGGTCAAGCTGCGCTGGGGCCGCCTCCCCGAAGAACTCAAAATCGAAGGCGCCGACGAGTACATCAAATTCGCGCTGGGCGAGAACGTGAAGCAGTCGAACTGGGGCGATGCCAACCGCGTCCGTTTCCCGCAAACGCGCATGGGCGTGGAGCAGGTCTACGTCGACGCGTTTCAGCGCGCCAAAGAGTACGACCGCGCCTGGAAGAACTACAACGGCCTTTCGCGCCGCCAGCGAGCCAATGCAAAAGCGCCCCACCGCGACTTGCAACTGGAAGCTTTGGCCGAAATCCTGAACGACGCGCGGTTCATCACCTGTCACTCGTACATACAGTCGGAAATCAACATGTTGCTGCACGTCGCCGACACGATGGGCTTCAAAGTCAACACGTTTACGCACATCCTGGAAGGCTACAAAGTGGCCGATAAAATGAAAGCGCACGGGGCTGGCGCGGGCACTTTCTCCGACTGGTGGGCCTACAAATACGAGGTGATCGGTGCGATTCCGTACAACGCTGCCATCATGGACAAAGTCGGTGTGGTGACGGCCATCAACTCCGACGACGCCGAAATGGCGCGCCGCCTGAACCAGGAAGCGGCCAAAACCATCAAATACGGTGGATTGAGCGAGGAAGAAGCCTGGAAAACGGTGACCTTGAACCCGGCCAAACTCCTCCACCTCGACGACCGCATGGGCAGCATTAAAGTGGGCAAAGACGCCGACCTGGTCCTCTGGTCCGATCACCCGCTATCGATCTACGCCAAGCCCGAGCAAACGTACGTAGACGGCATCCTCTACTTCGACCTGGCGCGCGACCGGCAGATGCGGGAAGAGATGCAACAGGAACGCCAGCGCATCATCCAGAAAATGCTCCAGGCCAAAGGCAGCGGCGAAAAAGGCCAGCAACCCCGCCCGTCGCGCAACGGCACCTGGGATTGCGAAGTGATCCTCGACATCTGGGCCATCGACGGCGAGTAG
- a CDS encoding GNAT family N-acetyltransferase, whose product MLISTSLRTERLLLRRYREGDGEMFFELIRRERTRLAESFPVTVSQAPDLRSAEEHIQHLAAQWYLRKTYAFALLAPDTQQYLGYLAIKNLNWFHQHGELAYFLAAHAEGQGLMREAIGRVVGFAWDELKLNRLYIRAFVHNERSRHLALACGFQEEGVLKEEFRLPDGRYTDVACYGLTRQQFEASR is encoded by the coding sequence TTGTTGATTTCGACCTCGTTACGTACCGAACGTTTGCTGCTGCGTCGCTACCGTGAAGGCGACGGAGAGATGTTTTTCGAGCTGATCCGGCGCGAACGCACGCGCCTGGCCGAAAGCTTTCCGGTAACGGTCAGCCAAGCCCCCGATTTGCGGAGCGCCGAAGAGCACATTCAGCACCTGGCGGCGCAGTGGTACCTGCGCAAAACGTACGCGTTTGCGTTGCTGGCCCCCGACACGCAACAGTACCTCGGCTACCTGGCCATCAAAAACCTGAACTGGTTTCACCAGCACGGCGAACTGGCCTATTTCCTGGCCGCCCACGCCGAAGGGCAGGGGCTGATGCGCGAAGCGATCGGCCGGGTGGTGGGCTTTGCCTGGGACGAACTGAAGCTGAACCGGCTCTACATCCGCGCGTTTGTGCACAACGAACGAAGTCGACACCTGGCGCTGGCCTGCGGGTTTCAGGAAGAAGGCGTGTTGAAAGAGGAGTTTCGCCTGCCCGATGGGCGCTACACCGACGTGGCCTGTTATGGCCTGACCCGTCAGCAGTTCGAGGCGTCAAGGTAG
- a CDS encoding DUF6090 family protein, whose protein sequence is MLKKINWRYALGEILIVLVGITLAFWLNNWKDHRQEAHARAQYLTQLKRDLERDSLQLHDNIAQCARRMRSIEQLLPHLGHTLPGRDTAYRLVFELPLSIEFRPKTITYQTLINSGDYSLIDQFSLRAAIEEHYLLYDHIRKEYERQEIITSKYIGDFYVRELNYPQLQRGNYDFLDNPLLYNIAVSVRGALRLKMLASEEGVASCRELMAQLDQSLDE, encoded by the coding sequence ATGCTAAAAAAAATTAACTGGCGTTACGCCCTCGGCGAGATTCTGATTGTGCTCGTCGGCATCACGCTCGCGTTTTGGCTCAACAACTGGAAAGACCACCGCCAGGAAGCCCACGCCCGCGCGCAGTACCTCACGCAACTCAAACGCGACCTGGAGCGCGACAGCCTCCAACTCCACGACAACATTGCGCAGTGCGCCCGGCGCATGCGGTCGATCGAGCAGCTTCTGCCGCACCTGGGGCACACCCTGCCCGGCCGGGACACCGCCTACCGCCTGGTGTTTGAGTTGCCCCTTTCGATCGAGTTCCGCCCGAAAACCATCACTTACCAGACGCTCATCAATTCGGGCGACTATTCGCTGATCGATCAGTTTTCGTTGCGTGCCGCCATCGAAGAACACTATCTGTTGTACGACCACATCCGGAAAGAGTACGAACGGCAGGAGATCATCACGAGCAAATACATCGGCGACTTCTACGTGCGAGAGCTGAACTACCCGCAACTTCAGCGGGGCAATTACGATTTTCTGGACAACCCGCTTCTGTACAACATTGCCGTGAGCGTCCGCGGCGCGCTCCGCCTCAAGATGCTCGCTTCGGAAGAGGGCGTGGCCAGTTGTCGGGAACTGATGGCCCAACTCGATCAGTCCCTTGACGAGTAG
- a CDS encoding DUF1080 domain-containing protein, which produces MSLLPQNRSLAFRLWSVLGLLSLVAACTPASDGDAAQTSDEEWIQLFNGENLDGWDIKIAGFPLNENFGNTFRVEDGILKVAYDQYDSFGTKYGHLYYEKPYSYYLLRFEYRFVGEQTPGGAEWNVRNSGVMLHSQSAASLSFDQEFPVSVELQMLGGLSDGEPRPTANVCTPGTQVEMHGAIVEDHCINSQSKTYDGDQWVTVEALVLGDSVIHHIIDGDTVLSYQHPQIGGGFVNAGYGWEEGHVDNAAEWIAKNGMLLKEGYIALQAESHPVQFRKVELLNLKGCMDPKATNYKSYYVNDEDCPCEYAN; this is translated from the coding sequence ATGTCGCTGCTCCCTCAAAACCGCTCCCTCGCTTTCCGTCTATGGTCCGTGCTGGGCCTGTTGTCTCTTGTTGCCGCCTGTACCCCTGCCTCCGACGGGGACGCTGCGCAAACATCGGACGAAGAATGGATCCAGTTGTTCAACGGTGAAAACCTGGACGGCTGGGACATCAAAATCGCAGGATTTCCGCTGAACGAGAATTTCGGCAACACCTTCCGCGTGGAAGACGGCATCCTCAAGGTGGCCTACGATCAGTACGACTCGTTCGGCACCAAATACGGTCACCTGTATTACGAGAAGCCCTACTCCTATTACCTGCTGCGGTTCGAATACCGTTTTGTGGGGGAACAGACGCCGGGCGGTGCCGAATGGAACGTGCGCAACAGCGGCGTCATGCTTCACTCGCAGTCGGCCGCGAGCCTGTCGTTCGATCAGGAATTTCCCGTGTCGGTCGAGTTGCAAATGCTGGGGGGCCTCAGCGACGGCGAACCGCGCCCGACGGCCAACGTCTGCACGCCCGGTACACAGGTCGAAATGCACGGCGCCATTGTAGAAGACCACTGCATCAACTCGCAGTCGAAAACGTATGACGGTGACCAATGGGTCACGGTAGAAGCGCTCGTGCTGGGCGACTCGGTGATTCATCACATCATCGACGGCGACACGGTGCTGTCGTACCAGCATCCGCAAATCGGTGGGGGCTTCGTTAACGCAGGGTACGGCTGGGAAGAAGGACACGTCGACAACGCGGCGGAGTGGATCGCCAAAAACGGCATGCTCCTCAAAGAAGGCTACATCGCACTGCAGGCGGAAAGCCATCCGGTACAGTTCCGCAAAGTCGAACTCCTCAACCTGAAGGGCTGCATGGACCCCAAAGCGACCAATTACAAGTCGTATTACGTCAACGACGAAGACTGCCCCTGCGAATACGCGAACTAA